The Eleutherodactylus coqui strain aEleCoq1 chromosome 6, aEleCoq1.hap1, whole genome shotgun sequence genome window below encodes:
- the DEGS2 gene encoding sphingolipid delta(4)-desaturase/C4-monooxygenase DES2 encodes MGNKVTRGDFEWVYTDQPHTERRKEILAKYPEIKSLMGPDPRLKWVVLAMVAVQLVVCQLVRDLAWKWVLFWAYAFGGCMNHSLTLAIHDISHNVAFGNRQAKWNRWFAVIANLPIGIPYSASFKKYHIDHHRYLGGDSLDVDIPTDFEGWFFCTPFRKLLWLILQPFLYVLRPLYVNPKPISRMEMCNALVQFSADFLLYQTCGLKSVVYLLAGSIFCLGFHPISGHFIAEHYMFMKGHETYSYYGSLNLLTFNVGYHVEHHDFPSIPGSRLPMVRQIASEYYDTLYQHQSWVQVLWDFIFNEEIGPYSRIKRKCKLANVA; translated from the exons CAAAGTATCCAGAAATCAAATCTCTTATGGGACCGGACCCTCGTCTAAAATGGGTTGTCTTGGCAATGGTCGCTGTTCAGCTTGTGGTCTGTCAGCTAGTCAGAGACTTGGCTTGGAAATGGGTTTTATTCTGGGCATATGCATTTGGTGGGTGCATGAATCACTCATTGACTTTAGCCATTCACGATATCTCCCACAATGTAGCCTTTGGTAACCGGCAGGCAAAGTGGAACAGATGGTTTGCAGTGATCGCCAACTTGCCAATTGGCATACCATATTCTGCGTCCTTTAAGAAATATCACATTGATCACCATCGATATCTGGGAGGAGACAGTCTAGATGTGGACATACCAACAGACTTTGAAGGATGGTTCTTCTGCACCCCTTTTCGTAAACTCTTATGGCTGATCTTACAGCCGTTCTTATATGTGTTACGGCCACTATATGTGAATCCAAAGCCCATCAGCAGGATGGAGATGTGTAATGCCCTTGTCCAGTTTTCAGCTGACTTTCTACTGTATCAAACATGTGGCCTGAAGTCTGTAGTCTACCTCCTTGCTGGCTCAATCTTTTGCTTGGGATTTCACCCCATCTCCGGACATTTTATTGCAGAACATTATATGTTTATGAAAGGACATGAGACCTATTCCTACTACGGATCTCTGAATTTACTAACTTTTAATGTCGGTTACCATGTGGAGCATCACGACTTTCCAAGCATTCCTGGAAGCAGACTGCCCATG GTACGGCAGATTGCTTCAGAGTATTATGACACTCTCTATCAGCACCAGTCTTGGGTCCAGGTTCTGTGGGATTTCATCTTTAATGAGGAAATTGGACCTTATTCAAGGATCAAAAGAAAATGCAAGCTTGCAAATGTGGCATAA